A portion of the Candidatus Nezhaarchaeota archaeon genome contains these proteins:
- a CDS encoding formylmethanofuran dehydrogenase subunit E family protein: MTPLTLEGAIRFHGLPCPWLVLGCRAGLRAVEAMDNNNLRYGAKLSTKKPYACLMDSTQASDSYTL, encoded by the coding sequence ATGACGCCGCTAACGTTGGAGGGGGCGATTAGGTTCCATGGGCTCCCGTGCCCATGGCTCGTCTTAGGGTGTAGGGCTGGGCTAAGGGCTGTGGAGGCCATGGACAACAATAATTTACGCTACGGCGCTAAGCTATCGACCAAGAAGCCCTACGCGTGCCTAATGGACAGCACTCAGGCTTCAGACAGCTATACGCTATGA